The Archocentrus centrarchus isolate MPI-CPG fArcCen1 chromosome 7, fArcCen1, whole genome shotgun sequence genome window below encodes:
- the LOC115782972 gene encoding protein FAM107B — protein MEGSAVKKKLGYGHLKKADCGSEQRKLNGSSAETPSYHNLHRELLLSHKRGLLLEEKPELKRVLEQRRLELHKEAEMAQRQPSDLEMELRKRQQKLQEYEQEEIRRRENQQKIPEFVRVKDNLRRTQTFEQ, from the exons AAACTAGGATATGGACACCTCAAAAAAG CTGACTGTGGCAGTGAGCAGAGGAAACTCAATGGCTCCTCAGCAGAGACACCGAGTTACCATAACCTGCACCGGGAGTTGCTGCTCAGCCACAAACG GGGCCTGCTGCTGGAGGAAAAACCAGAGCTGAAGCGAGTGTTGGAGCAGCGCAGACTGGAGCTGCACAAGGAGGCAGAGATGGCACAACGACAGCCCTCAGACCTGGAGATGGAGCTCCGCAAGAGGCAGCAGAAACTGCAAGAG TATGAGCAGGAGGAGATAAGGCGTCGAGAGAACCAGCAGAAGATCCCAGAGTTTGTCCGTGTGAAGGACAACCTGAGGCGTACACAGACGTTTGAGCAGTGA